Proteins co-encoded in one Bradyrhizobium sp. 170 genomic window:
- a CDS encoding alpha/beta hydrolase produces MKVQFGPGGWVQWPDSDEFSIEFMRLLGAAQEGGSMISECFLAASRIDPTDGGDSWYREWIAMADLSNERADAAFKRGHVLTARSNWLRAINYYQASAFGLDAADTKQERALLAMRGCARSYIEHMTPAGEVVEIPWLEGHALEGYFLPAPRAFHQSPVVVCMGDPGHRKEESLFKVARYARDRGMSLLAVDLFGSGTGAKFDEVVGRSDLETSVGHVMDYLYTRDDIDEHRIAILSDGLESSFVARGVALDNRFAAAVCDGGIWDMHERAFLMNRLSLSSSGTEGGWLGPKLRCPLLITLGEQGWLESDYVTDLFERLKAEHPDVSLKIFESSETAAAHGHRDNPTLANEFIFDWVADRLESVSA; encoded by the coding sequence ATGAAAGTTCAATTTGGCCCAGGAGGCTGGGTCCAATGGCCTGACAGCGACGAGTTCTCGATCGAGTTCATGAGGCTGCTGGGTGCGGCGCAGGAAGGCGGTTCGATGATCTCCGAATGCTTCCTTGCCGCAAGCCGGATAGACCCAACGGATGGCGGCGATTCCTGGTATCGGGAATGGATAGCGATGGCCGACCTCAGTAATGAGCGTGCCGATGCTGCCTTCAAGCGCGGTCATGTGCTGACCGCACGAAGTAACTGGCTTCGCGCCATCAACTACTATCAAGCCTCAGCGTTCGGTTTGGACGCCGCCGACACGAAACAGGAGCGTGCGCTCCTAGCCATGCGAGGCTGCGCCCGCAGCTACATCGAGCATATGACTCCCGCCGGCGAGGTCGTCGAGATCCCCTGGCTGGAAGGCCATGCGTTGGAGGGCTATTTTTTGCCTGCCCCCCGCGCTTTTCATCAATCGCCCGTCGTCGTGTGCATGGGCGACCCCGGACATCGGAAGGAAGAATCTCTCTTCAAAGTGGCACGCTATGCCCGTGACCGGGGAATGTCGTTGCTGGCCGTGGATCTGTTTGGATCCGGCACCGGCGCCAAGTTCGATGAAGTCGTCGGCCGTTCCGATCTGGAAACGTCGGTGGGCCACGTGATGGACTACCTCTACACGAGGGACGATATCGACGAACACAGGATCGCGATTCTCAGCGACGGTTTGGAGTCGTCCTTTGTCGCGCGTGGCGTTGCCCTCGACAATCGTTTCGCCGCCGCGGTTTGTGACGGCGGCATCTGGGACATGCATGAGCGGGCATTCTTGATGAATCGCCTCTCGCTGAGTAGTTCCGGAACTGAAGGCGGTTGGCTCGGGCCAAAACTCCGCTGCCCGCTCTTGATCACCCTGGGTGAGCAGGGCTGGCTCGAAAGTGACTACGTGACCGATCTATTCGAACGTCTCAAGGCCGAGCATCCCGATGTTTCACTGAAAATTTTCGAAAGCTCCGAAACGGCTGCCGCGCATGGACATCGCGACAACCCCACGCTTGCCAACGAGTTCATCTTTGACTGGGTGGCCGATCGCCTCGAATCGGTATCTGCCTAG
- a CDS encoding urease accessory protein — MFGILGLGFLLGMQHALEADHIAAVSSIAARRSHVADIVKHGLTWGLGHTLTLFVFAGCAFLLGRAIPEDVARPIETAVGVMLVGLGAHVLWRLWRDRVHFHQHGHGDGTVHFHAHSHAGETAPHARAAHAHGHGFRWRTLLVGLMHGMAGSAALLVLTVSQASSPAIGLGYVALFGIGSMIGMGALSTVIAVPLAVSARWLTWANRGLQGAVGLATVAIGIMTVVETVLA; from the coding sequence ATGTTCGGAATTCTTGGGCTGGGGTTTTTGCTGGGCATGCAGCATGCGCTCGAGGCCGATCATATCGCCGCCGTATCCAGCATCGCCGCGCGCCGCAGCCATGTTGCCGATATCGTCAAGCACGGGCTCACCTGGGGGCTCGGCCACACGCTGACGCTGTTCGTCTTTGCCGGCTGTGCCTTCCTGCTCGGCCGCGCGATTCCGGAAGACGTTGCCCGGCCGATCGAGACCGCCGTCGGTGTCATGCTGGTCGGCCTCGGCGCCCATGTGCTGTGGCGGCTGTGGCGGGACCGCGTGCATTTCCACCAGCACGGCCATGGCGACGGCACGGTGCATTTCCACGCCCATAGCCATGCCGGCGAAACCGCGCCGCATGCCCGCGCGGCTCATGCTCACGGCCATGGCTTCCGTTGGCGCACGCTGCTGGTCGGCCTGATGCACGGCATGGCGGGTTCTGCCGCGCTTCTGGTGCTGACGGTTTCGCAGGCTTCCAGTCCCGCCATAGGCCTCGGATATGTCGCGCTGTTCGGGATCGGCTCGATGATCGGCATGGGCGCGCTGTCGACGGTGATCGCGGTGCCGCTTGCGGTCTCCGCCCGCTGGCTCACCTGGGCCAATCGCGGGCTACAGGGGGCGGTGGGCCTTGCCACCGTCGCGATCGGAATTATGACAGTAGTCGAAACGGTGCTGGCCTGA
- a CDS encoding porin — protein sequence MTMIKSLILGSAAGLVALSGAQAADLPVKAKAVEYVRICSLYGAGFFYIPGTDTCIKLGGYVRVDTTFNGTTYGGPAWNGDQGQGNRYRDYFTSRSRMALTVDTRTATEYGVVRTFGQGDFQFDNFGNGTKNPSVLTAAGVNSSLLSGAGGGYVAVEMVFIQFAGFTFGKSASAYATPWNGYPGNNNSFLMGGPDYVTGVNNIQYTAQFGNGVSATIGLDDPQVFNRTSLYNLGLGVNVNGLGTNAYAGVHAPDIAGNIRVDQAWGLFQISGVLHNVNASYNNLSAGGVSNNLSEISGHPEDKWGGAVTAALQIKNLPTGAGDDFKIDATYAKGNTKAVISTSGGSPSFAMFGNTGLAGGYQSVGFGATSDGVYLPGAAGTGGIILTSAWGIRGAFNHNWDPYWSTSLWGSYAQVKYDGGANDNLTAVGTTSAKGAYCAAFAATHPGQTGVAGAGTYSCNPDFNVAQIGVVTRWTPVKNLTFSAEVGAFFLDQKMSGSSVFTASAPKPTALYEFKDQSTVFLNVRAQRNF from the coding sequence ATGACTATGATCAAGAGCCTTATTCTCGGCTCAGCGGCGGGTCTCGTCGCCCTGAGCGGAGCACAGGCTGCCGATCTTCCCGTCAAGGCCAAAGCGGTCGAGTACGTCAGGATCTGCTCCCTGTATGGCGCGGGTTTCTTCTACATCCCGGGCACCGACACCTGCATCAAGCTGGGTGGTTACGTTCGCGTCGACACCACGTTCAACGGCACCACCTACGGTGGACCGGCCTGGAACGGCGATCAGGGTCAAGGCAATCGCTACCGCGATTACTTCACCTCCCGTTCCCGTATGGCGCTGACGGTTGATACCCGCACCGCCACCGAATACGGCGTTGTCCGCACCTTCGGTCAGGGCGACTTCCAGTTCGACAACTTCGGCAACGGCACCAAGAACCCGAGCGTGCTGACTGCTGCTGGCGTCAACTCGTCGCTGCTCTCCGGCGCTGGCGGCGGCTATGTCGCGGTTGAAATGGTGTTCATCCAGTTCGCTGGTTTCACCTTCGGTAAGTCGGCCTCGGCCTACGCGACGCCCTGGAACGGTTATCCGGGCAACAACAACTCGTTCTTGATGGGTGGCCCGGACTACGTCACCGGCGTCAACAACATCCAGTACACTGCGCAGTTCGGTAACGGCGTGTCGGCCACCATCGGTCTCGATGATCCGCAGGTCTTCAACCGCACCTCGCTCTACAACCTGGGGCTCGGCGTCAACGTCAACGGTCTTGGCACCAACGCCTACGCTGGCGTGCATGCTCCCGATATCGCGGGCAACATCCGCGTCGACCAGGCGTGGGGTCTGTTCCAGATTTCGGGCGTGCTGCATAACGTGAACGCTTCCTACAACAACCTCAGCGCCGGTGGCGTTTCGAACAACCTCTCGGAAATCTCCGGCCATCCCGAAGACAAGTGGGGCGGTGCTGTGACGGCGGCGTTGCAGATCAAGAACCTCCCGACCGGTGCGGGCGACGATTTCAAGATCGACGCAACGTACGCGAAGGGTAACACCAAGGCCGTGATCTCGACCTCCGGTGGTTCGCCGAGCTTCGCGATGTTCGGTAATACCGGCCTTGCCGGCGGCTATCAGAGCGTTGGCTTCGGTGCCACCTCGGATGGCGTCTACCTGCCCGGCGCTGCCGGTACCGGTGGTATCATCCTGACCTCGGCTTGGGGTATCCGTGGTGCGTTCAACCACAACTGGGATCCTTACTGGTCGACCAGCCTCTGGGGCAGCTACGCCCAGGTCAAGTACGATGGTGGTGCTAACGACAACCTCACCGCTGTTGGCACGACTTCCGCCAAGGGCGCTTACTGCGCCGCGTTCGCAGCCACGCATCCCGGTCAGACCGGTGTTGCTGGTGCGGGTACCTACAGCTGCAACCCCGACTTCAACGTCGCGCAGATTGGTGTGGTCACCCGCTGGACTCCCGTCAAGAACTTGACGTTCTCGGCTGAAGTCGGCGCGTTCTTCCTCGACCAGAAGATGTCTGGCAGCTCGGTGTTCACTGCCTCCGCACCGAAGCCGACTGCTCTGTACGAGTTCAAGGACCAGAGCACCGTCTTCCTGAACGTTCGCGCTCAGCGTAACTTCTGA
- a CDS encoding Bug family tripartite tricarboxylate transporter substrate binding protein has protein sequence MKRRDFLAGAAACSLAALTGQALAQSGPLTKIIFPFAAGGGGDALCRLLAQHIGPLLDRNIIVENRTGGDGLIGIKAVKGANPDGTTILVTTGPTMYLLPMVETTPSFDAAKDFVPVSQLARFEFCVFVGTAVPAEVKDFKQFVAWLKANPDKATFGVPSNGTIPHFSGSRLEQALGIKLTRVAYRGSAPIINDLVGGHMPFAISTLTDAIPQHRAGNIRILAVGSETRSPFLPDAPTLKENGIDLVADAWYGMWLPAGASSDFAKKLSEAAAAALAKPEVKEKLLAIGLIPVGSTPEGLTQQLAANTAFWQPVVKETGYKITN, from the coding sequence ATGAAACGCCGAGATTTTCTGGCTGGAGCCGCCGCATGCTCACTGGCCGCATTGACGGGCCAGGCGCTGGCACAATCGGGTCCGCTGACCAAAATCATCTTTCCCTTCGCGGCCGGCGGCGGCGGCGACGCGCTGTGCCGCTTGCTGGCGCAGCACATCGGCCCATTGCTCGACCGCAACATCATCGTCGAGAACCGCACCGGCGGTGACGGCCTGATCGGCATCAAGGCGGTCAAGGGCGCCAACCCTGATGGCACCACCATCCTCGTGACCACGGGACCGACGATGTATCTGCTGCCGATGGTCGAGACGACGCCGAGTTTTGACGCGGCAAAGGATTTCGTTCCGGTCAGCCAGCTCGCGCGGTTCGAGTTCTGTGTCTTCGTTGGCACGGCCGTCCCGGCCGAGGTCAAGGACTTCAAGCAATTCGTCGCCTGGCTGAAAGCCAATCCGGACAAGGCCACGTTCGGCGTGCCCAGCAACGGCACCATTCCGCATTTTAGCGGATCGCGGCTCGAGCAGGCGCTGGGCATCAAGCTGACGCGCGTGGCCTATCGCGGCAGCGCGCCGATCATCAACGATCTCGTCGGCGGCCATATGCCGTTTGCGATTTCCACGTTGACCGATGCCATCCCGCAGCATCGCGCCGGCAACATCCGGATTCTCGCGGTCGGCAGCGAGACGCGCTCGCCGTTCCTGCCTGATGCCCCGACCCTGAAGGAGAACGGCATCGATCTGGTGGCGGATGCCTGGTACGGCATGTGGCTGCCGGCAGGCGCGTCATCCGATTTCGCGAAGAAACTGAGCGAAGCGGCCGCCGCCGCGCTCGCCAAGCCCGAGGTCAAGGAGAAGCTGCTCGCGATCGGGCTGATCCCGGTTGGCTCGACCCCCGAAGGCCTGACCCAGCAACTCGCTGCCAACACCGCGTTCTGGCAGCCGGTCGTGAAGGAAACGGGGTACAAGATCACGAATTAG
- a CDS encoding MarR family winged helix-turn-helix transcriptional regulator, with protein MGQDARRGSDSSNRAKRGEANEFSGKNHDITRQFAWEIAAINVHLQEIRYFWAKALGISGPQWMILMALADLDQGEGVPVKVVSKMLHVDPSFVTTQSKMLEKKGFMRRKTSGEDARVVQMSLTDKTYKLFAGLASEQEALNNFIFAEFSDRELSEFTDKLAALKNRIEKASLKLTVGI; from the coding sequence ATGGGACAGGACGCACGCAGGGGATCGGACTCATCGAACCGCGCCAAACGCGGAGAGGCAAATGAGTTCAGCGGGAAGAATCACGACATCACCCGGCAATTCGCCTGGGAGATCGCCGCCATCAACGTGCATCTCCAGGAGATTCGTTATTTCTGGGCAAAAGCTCTCGGCATCAGCGGCCCGCAATGGATGATCCTGATGGCTCTGGCCGATCTGGATCAGGGAGAGGGCGTGCCTGTGAAGGTCGTGTCAAAGATGCTCCATGTTGACCCGTCCTTCGTGACAACCCAGTCGAAAATGCTCGAGAAGAAGGGCTTCATGCGTCGAAAGACGTCAGGGGAAGACGCCCGGGTCGTGCAGATGTCCTTGACGGACAAGACCTACAAGCTCTTCGCAGGCTTGGCTTCCGAGCAGGAGGCCCTCAACAATTTCATCTTTGCGGAATTCAGCGACCGCGAACTCAGCGAGTTTACTGACAAGCTTGCAGCGCTGAAGAACCGGATTGAGAAGGCCAGCCTGAAACTGACTGTGGGCATATGA
- a CDS encoding alkaline phosphatase family protein, whose product MTTKTPAKNVLWIMCDQLRYDYLGCTGHPVLKTPNIDAMAKRGVLFSNAYVQSPICGPSRMSFYTGRYMRSHGSHWNGWPLRVGEPTLGDHLKKIGVRNVLVGKTHMAPDLEGLKNLGIPPDSIIGVHVSECGFEPYERDDGLHPTGRPRPAYDNYLRQHGYDAPNPWEHWANSGAADDGTLQNGWLLVHADKAARVPDEHSETPYMTRRAMDFITEAEDDGRPWCLHLSYIKPHWPYIAPEPYASMYGSLDVQPVIRSQEERANAHPVFAAYMDMRYSRNMSRNEAREKVIPTYMGLIKQIDDQMGVLMQFLEGRGLLDTTMIVFTSDHGDYLGDHWMGEKDLFHEQSAKIPLIVIDPSAAADSTRGTVSDALVEAIDLAPTFIDYFGSNPPDHILEGRSLLPLLHGDKPADWRKVVFSEYDYAMQDVRVMLGQPIERCRLFMVFDGRWKFIHASGFRPMLYDLESDPQEFVDRGADPACTEVVARLQSELFDWALHPRMHITTPNARIAAYAAQQLQVKNGVLIGIWDEAELGAIREKIGMKPVV is encoded by the coding sequence ATGACGACCAAAACGCCTGCGAAGAACGTGCTCTGGATCATGTGCGACCAGCTTCGCTACGACTATCTCGGCTGCACCGGACACCCGGTCCTGAAGACGCCGAATATCGACGCGATGGCCAAACGCGGCGTGCTGTTTTCCAACGCCTATGTGCAGTCGCCGATCTGCGGCCCGTCGCGGATGTCGTTCTATACCGGCCGCTACATGCGCTCGCACGGCTCGCACTGGAATGGCTGGCCGCTGCGCGTCGGCGAACCGACGCTCGGCGATCACCTGAAGAAGATCGGCGTCCGCAACGTTCTGGTCGGCAAGACCCATATGGCGCCGGATCTTGAGGGCCTGAAGAATCTCGGCATCCCGCCCGACTCGATCATCGGCGTGCATGTGTCGGAATGCGGGTTCGAGCCCTATGAGCGCGACGACGGCCTGCATCCGACCGGTCGGCCGCGACCGGCCTACGACAATTATCTGCGCCAGCACGGCTACGATGCGCCGAACCCGTGGGAGCACTGGGCCAATTCCGGCGCGGCTGATGACGGGACCTTGCAGAACGGCTGGCTGCTGGTGCACGCCGACAAGGCCGCGCGCGTGCCGGATGAACACTCCGAAACGCCCTACATGACGCGGCGCGCGATGGATTTTATTACCGAGGCCGAGGACGACGGAAGGCCGTGGTGCCTGCATTTGTCCTACATCAAGCCGCACTGGCCCTATATCGCGCCGGAGCCCTACGCCAGCATGTACGGGTCGTTGGACGTGCAGCCGGTGATCCGCTCGCAAGAGGAGCGCGCCAACGCCCATCCGGTGTTCGCCGCCTACATGGACATGCGCTACTCCCGCAACATGTCGCGCAACGAGGCGCGCGAAAAAGTCATTCCGACCTATATGGGCCTGATCAAGCAGATCGACGACCAGATGGGCGTCCTGATGCAGTTCCTCGAAGGGCGCGGCCTGCTCGACACCACCATGATCGTGTTCACGTCGGATCATGGCGACTATCTCGGCGATCACTGGATGGGCGAGAAGGATCTGTTCCACGAACAATCGGCCAAAATTCCGCTGATCGTGATCGACCCGTCGGCGGCCGCCGACAGCACGCGCGGCACCGTCAGCGATGCGCTGGTCGAGGCGATCGACCTGGCGCCGACCTTCATCGACTATTTCGGCAGCAATCCCCCAGACCACATTCTGGAAGGACGCTCGCTGCTGCCGCTATTGCATGGCGACAAGCCTGCCGACTGGCGCAAGGTCGTGTTCTCCGAATACGACTACGCCATGCAGGACGTCCGCGTGATGCTGGGCCAGCCGATCGAGCGCTGCCGGCTGTTCATGGTGTTCGACGGCCGCTGGAAATTCATTCACGCCTCCGGCTTCCGGCCGATGTTGTACGACCTCGAAAGCGACCCGCAGGAATTTGTCGACCGCGGCGCCGACCCCGCCTGCACTGAGGTCGTGGCGCGGCTGCAATCGGAGCTGTTCGACTGGGCGCTGCATCCGAGGATGCACATCACCACGCCGAATGCGAGGATCGCGGCGTACGCGGCCCAGCAATTGCAGGTCAAGAACGGCGTGCTGATCGGCATCTGGGACGAGGCGGAGCTCGGCGCGATCAGGGAAAAGATCGGGATGAAGCCGGTGGTGTGA
- a CDS encoding outer membrane beta-barrel protein, which translates to MKKILLGAAALAAMAAPAFAADMPPRPYTKAPAYTAPQVVYNWTGFYIGGHAGGAFAGNNSLQGSDARFLGGVQGGFDYQFAPNWVMGAEAQYSWLPNSNNNGVLFPGGTLVTSNTDQLGSVTGRLGYTWGPALLYAKGGYAWRDGSNLGVTTAAGVPAAFTTNGSHKDGYTVGGGLEYMFAPNWSAKAEYQYYNFGDTTFTTGPADITGRSFRNDEHTAKVGVNYRFGWGGPAAARY; encoded by the coding sequence ATGAAGAAGATACTGCTCGGCGCTGCCGCGCTGGCCGCCATGGCGGCTCCAGCTTTTGCGGCCGACATGCCGCCGCGGCCCTATACCAAGGCGCCTGCCTATACCGCGCCTCAGGTCGTCTATAACTGGACCGGGTTCTATATCGGCGGCCATGCCGGAGGCGCCTTCGCGGGCAACAATTCCCTGCAGGGCAGCGATGCCCGCTTCCTTGGCGGCGTACAGGGCGGCTTCGACTATCAGTTCGCGCCGAACTGGGTGATGGGTGCCGAAGCCCAGTATAGCTGGCTGCCCAACTCCAATAATAATGGCGTCCTGTTTCCGGGAGGCACCCTCGTAACCTCCAACACCGACCAGCTCGGTTCGGTGACCGGCCGGCTCGGCTATACTTGGGGCCCGGCGCTGCTCTATGCCAAGGGCGGCTACGCCTGGCGCGACGGCAGCAATCTCGGGGTGACGACGGCGGCCGGCGTGCCGGCGGCCTTCACCACCAACGGCAGCCACAAGGACGGCTACACCGTCGGCGGCGGCCTCGAATACATGTTCGCCCCGAACTGGTCGGCCAAGGCCGAGTACCAGTATTACAATTTCGGCGACACCACCTTCACGACAGGCCCCGCCGATATCACCGGCCGCAGTTTCCGCAACGACGAACACACCGCCAAGGTCGGCGTGAACTACCGGTTTGGTTGGGGTGGGCCTGCTGCCGCCAGATATTGA
- a CDS encoding glucose transporter → MRTSLQTSCERVQLTLTVCLLVACAANMVLVYAWL, encoded by the coding sequence ATGAGAACGAGCCTCCAGACCTCCTGCGAGCGTGTCCAACTCACGCTGACCGTCTGCCTGCTGGTCGCCTGCGCGGCCAACATGGTGCTGGTCTACGCCTGGCTCTGA
- a CDS encoding alpha/beta hydrolase produces the protein MSQPTTPDRRRFLGTAAVALAAAPFAMSGALFAHSGDAKPAAGAIRPGAHSSFAALKQIEAGVLNVGYAEAGPADGPIVILLHGWPYDIYAFVDVVPVLASAGFRVIAPWLRGYGTTRFLASDTPRNGQQGALATDVIALMDALKIDKAVVAGFDWGARTAGIVAAIWPQRVKALVSVSGYLIGSQEANKKPLPPSAELQWWYQYYFATERGRLGYEKYRREFSKLIWQLASPKWNFDDATFERSAASFDNPDHVAIVIHNYRWRLGLAPGEAKYDELEKRLAEFPTIAVPAITLEGDANGAPHPDPKVYARKFSGKYAHRLITGGIGHNLPQEAPQAFADAVIEVAREGG, from the coding sequence ATGTCCCAGCCCACCACCCCTGACCGACGCCGCTTCCTCGGCACCGCCGCCGTGGCGCTTGCGGCGGCACCGTTCGCCATGAGCGGCGCCCTCTTTGCGCATTCCGGCGACGCCAAGCCCGCCGCGGGCGCGATCAGGCCCGGCGCCCATTCCTCGTTTGCCGCGCTGAAACAGATCGAGGCCGGCGTCCTCAATGTCGGTTATGCCGAAGCCGGGCCCGCCGATGGTCCCATCGTCATCCTCCTGCACGGCTGGCCCTACGACATCTACGCCTTCGTCGATGTCGTCCCGGTGCTGGCGTCGGCGGGCTTCCGGGTGATCGCGCCCTGGCTGCGCGGCTACGGCACGACGCGCTTCCTTGCAAGCGACACGCCGCGCAACGGCCAGCAGGGCGCGCTCGCCACCGACGTCATCGCCCTGATGGATGCGCTGAAGATCGACAAAGCGGTGGTCGCCGGCTTCGATTGGGGCGCGCGGACCGCCGGCATCGTCGCGGCGATCTGGCCGCAGCGCGTCAAGGCGCTGGTCTCGGTCAGCGGCTATCTGATCGGCAGCCAGGAGGCCAACAAGAAGCCGTTGCCGCCATCGGCCGAGCTGCAATGGTGGTACCAGTATTACTTCGCGACCGAGCGCGGCCGGCTGGGCTACGAAAAATACCGGCGCGAATTTTCAAAACTGATCTGGCAGCTCGCCTCACCGAAGTGGAATTTCGATGACGCCACCTTCGAACGCAGCGCGGCCTCCTTCGACAACCCCGACCATGTCGCCATCGTGATCCACAACTATCGCTGGCGGCTTGGTCTCGCCCCAGGCGAGGCGAAATACGACGAACTGGAAAAGCGGCTGGCCGAATTCCCCACCATCGCCGTGCCCGCCATCACCCTTGAAGGCGACGCCAACGGCGCACCGCATCCGGACCCCAAGGTCTACGCGAGGAAGTTTTCCGGCAAATATGCCCACCGCCTCATCACCGGCGGCATCGGACATAACCTGCCGCAGGAGGCGCCGCAGGCCTTTGCCGACGCCGTGATCGAAGTGGCTCGCGAGGGAGGGTAG
- a CDS encoding dienelactone hydrolase family protein, producing the protein MIQARDVDYRCDEANLRGYLAIDENAAGPRPGVLVFHEGLGLGEFAMERARRLAGLGYVALAADMFGDRRQASNLQEVATLVGGLRAEPEKLRARGRAALAALAALPQVDAGRLAAIGFCFGGSVVLELAREGADLKAVVSFHGVLATKMPAQPGLMKASVLVCTGVDDPLAPPEQVADFENEMRTGGVKDWQVIAYGNTLHGFTNPAADGSMMRAALYNERADRRSWASMKSLFDEVLT; encoded by the coding sequence TTGATTCAGGCGCGCGACGTCGACTACCGCTGCGACGAGGCCAATCTGCGCGGTTATCTTGCCATTGACGAGAATGCTGCCGGGCCGCGGCCCGGCGTGCTGGTGTTTCACGAAGGGCTGGGGCTCGGCGAATTCGCGATGGAGCGTGCGCGCCGGCTCGCCGGTCTTGGCTATGTGGCATTGGCCGCCGACATGTTCGGCGATCGGCGGCAGGCGTCCAATCTGCAGGAAGTCGCTACCCTGGTTGGCGGGCTTCGCGCCGAGCCGGAAAAGCTCCGCGCCCGCGGCCGTGCCGCGCTGGCTGCGCTCGCCGCGCTGCCCCAGGTTGATGCCGGCAGGCTGGCGGCGATCGGATTCTGCTTCGGCGGATCGGTGGTGCTGGAGCTGGCGCGCGAGGGCGCCGACCTGAAGGCGGTGGTCAGTTTCCACGGCGTGCTGGCGACAAAAATGCCGGCACAACCGGGACTGATGAAGGCCAGCGTGCTGGTCTGCACCGGGGTCGACGATCCCCTGGCGCCGCCGGAACAGGTCGCCGATTTCGAGAACGAGATGCGAACCGGCGGGGTGAAGGACTGGCAGGTCATCGCCTACGGCAACACGCTGCACGGTTTCACCAATCCCGCTGCCGACGGCTCGATGATGCGCGCCGCGCTATACAATGAACGGGCCGACCGCCGCTCCTGGGCGTCGATGAAAAGCCTGTTCGATGAAGTCTTGACCTGA